A single genomic interval of Lathyrus oleraceus cultivar Zhongwan6 chromosome 7, CAAS_Psat_ZW6_1.0, whole genome shotgun sequence harbors:
- the LOC127107563 gene encoding uncharacterized protein LOC127107563 has product MASTKSIITALLLVVTMSSMILEARQLLQTTTQPNFPGIPTLPKPTALPPLPSIPTLPQASLPPLPTTIPSLPKLTMPPLLPFPTNIPTLNIPPLPAITSLPNIPTSIPTTFPSIPFLTPPPSSTSSP; this is encoded by the coding sequence ATGGCATCAACCAAATCAATCATCACTGCTTTACTTCTTGTTGTAACAATGTCAAGCATGATCCTGGAAGCTCGCCAACTTTTACAAACAACCACACAACCAAATTTTCCCGGCATTCCAACTTTACCAAAGCCAACAGCATTGCCACCTCTGCCTTCAATTCCAACATTACCTCAAGCAAGTCTTCCTCCATTACCTACTACCATTCCATCTCTTCCTAAACTCACTATGCCACCACTTCTTCCCTTTCCTACAAATATTCCAACTCTCAACATTCCACCATTGCCAGCAATCACTTCACTTCCCAACATTCCCACCTCAATCCCGACCACTTTCCCTTCCATCCCATTTCTCACCCCaccaccttcttcaacctctaGCCCTTAA